A region of Myxococcus stipitatus DSM 14675 DNA encodes the following proteins:
- a CDS encoding CAP domain-containing protein, whose product MNRSFVRQLLALGLLVPWLSTGCDSGDSPEEDPPSGDAGIPDGGTGTPDGGESLSQFARDMLDGHNATRAAAKPVPSPALTPVTWDTNAENVAKAYAAKCEFKHNTDRGNLGENLYAATPDSKTTRAVVEGWSSEINDYTYATNACAQNKMCGHYTQIVWRNTKRIGCATQVCTKNSPWGAQWPTWQLWVCNYAPPGNYVGERPY is encoded by the coding sequence ATGAACCGCTCCTTCGTCCGACAGCTGCTCGCCCTGGGTCTCCTCGTGCCGTGGCTCTCCACGGGTTGCGACTCGGGGGACTCGCCCGAAGAGGACCCGCCCTCGGGTGATGCGGGCATCCCCGACGGAGGCACCGGCACGCCCGACGGCGGCGAGTCGTTGTCGCAGTTCGCGCGGGACATGCTGGACGGACACAACGCCACGCGCGCCGCCGCGAAGCCCGTGCCCAGCCCCGCGCTGACGCCGGTGACGTGGGACACGAACGCGGAGAACGTCGCGAAGGCCTATGCGGCGAAGTGCGAGTTCAAGCACAACACCGACAGGGGCAACCTGGGCGAGAACCTCTACGCCGCCACCCCCGACTCCAAGACCACCCGCGCCGTGGTGGAGGGCTGGAGCAGCGAAATCAACGACTACACCTACGCCACCAACGCCTGCGCGCAGAACAAGATGTGTGGCCACTACACGCAAATCGTGTGGCGGAACACGAAGCGCATCGGCTGCGCCACGCAGGTCTGCACGAAGAACTCACCCTGGGGCGCGCAGTGGCCCACGTGGCAGCTCTGGGTCTGCAACTACGCGCCGCCGGGCAACTACGTCGGCGAGCGGCCCTACTGA
- a CDS encoding dienelactone hydrolase family protein, translating into MKTSLPRRVLLLGSLLLLGGCMRGGVPREVLRGPSPTGAITEEEFKALHTSPAQAPAVPQGQEVEVGGMKAYLSLPEHAKAPLPAVLVIHEQWGLDAHIRHWVDRLAANGYAALAVDLYDGKVPTTAVQALALSRKLDPARTTQALKAAHVFLQEDARVRATRTGVLGWSVGGGWSLKAAMEIPELDAAVLYYANPVVTDVEALATIRASVLGIIAARDEVIRREDSWVLRDALDGAGVRHRVVELEGAHGFANPTAPGYDERSAAMAWAETSMFFEHHLRR; encoded by the coding sequence ATGAAGACCTCCCTCCCCCGCCGGGTGTTGCTGTTGGGCTCGCTGCTGCTGCTGGGCGGCTGCATGCGGGGAGGCGTCCCGCGCGAGGTGCTGCGGGGCCCGTCTCCCACGGGCGCCATCACCGAGGAGGAGTTCAAGGCCCTGCACACCTCGCCCGCCCAGGCGCCGGCCGTGCCCCAGGGGCAGGAGGTGGAGGTGGGCGGGATGAAGGCGTACCTGAGCCTCCCGGAGCACGCGAAGGCGCCCTTGCCCGCGGTGCTCGTCATCCATGAGCAGTGGGGGCTCGACGCGCACATCCGCCACTGGGTGGACCGGCTGGCGGCCAACGGGTACGCGGCGCTGGCGGTGGACCTGTACGACGGCAAGGTGCCCACCACGGCGGTGCAGGCGCTCGCGCTGTCGCGGAAGCTGGACCCGGCGCGGACGACGCAGGCGCTGAAGGCGGCGCATGTGTTCCTCCAGGAGGATGCCCGCGTGCGCGCCACCCGCACGGGGGTGTTGGGGTGGAGCGTGGGCGGGGGCTGGTCGCTCAAGGCCGCCATGGAGATTCCGGAGCTGGACGCGGCGGTGCTCTACTACGCCAACCCCGTGGTGACGGACGTGGAGGCGCTGGCCACCATCCGCGCGTCCGTGCTGGGCATCATCGCCGCGCGCGACGAGGTGATTCGCCGCGAGGACTCCTGGGTGCTCCGCGACGCGCTGGATGGCGCGGGCGTGCGCCACCGCGTCGTGGAGCTGGAGGGCGCGCACGGCTTCGCGAACCCGACGGCCCCGGGCTACGACGAGCGCTCGGCGGCCATGGCCTGGGCGGAGACGTCGATGTTCTTCGAGCACCACCTGCGGCGCTGA
- a CDS encoding FKBP-type peptidyl-prolyl cis-trans isomerase: protein MRKMCLVAMMLSLAACQPQGAKDGASAAAAANPQTDEQKTLYALGVTLGRNISIFDLTQEEMAYVQAGLNAQVKGEKSLVEMEAYAPKLSELARARSTRRAEKEKEKAKAFLETQAKESGAEKTESGLVYKELTPGTGESPKATDIVKVHYKGTLADGTEFDSSYKRGEPTQFPLQGVIKCWTEGVQKMKVGGKAKLVCPSDIAYGDRGAPPNIPGGAALVFEVELLEIVKPPEAPPAPAMPPSAEQKK, encoded by the coding sequence ATGCGGAAGATGTGTCTTGTTGCGATGATGCTGAGCCTGGCGGCGTGCCAGCCTCAGGGGGCGAAGGACGGGGCCAGCGCGGCCGCTGCGGCCAACCCCCAGACGGATGAACAGAAGACGCTGTACGCGCTCGGCGTGACGCTGGGCCGGAACATCAGCATCTTCGACCTGACCCAGGAGGAGATGGCGTACGTCCAGGCGGGTCTCAACGCTCAGGTGAAGGGCGAGAAGTCCCTGGTGGAGATGGAGGCGTACGCGCCGAAGCTGTCGGAGCTGGCCCGGGCGCGCAGCACCCGCCGCGCGGAGAAGGAGAAGGAGAAGGCGAAGGCGTTCCTGGAGACCCAGGCCAAGGAGTCCGGCGCGGAGAAGACCGAGTCCGGCCTGGTCTACAAGGAGCTGACCCCGGGCACGGGTGAGTCCCCGAAGGCCACGGACATCGTGAAGGTCCACTACAAGGGCACGCTGGCCGACGGCACGGAGTTCGACAGCTCCTACAAGCGGGGCGAGCCCACGCAGTTCCCGCTCCAGGGCGTCATCAAGTGCTGGACGGAGGGCGTGCAGAAGATGAAGGTCGGCGGCAAGGCCAAGCTGGTGTGCCCGTCCGACATCGCCTACGGCGACCGCGGCGCGCCCCCGAACATCCCGGGCGGTGCGGCCCTGGTGTTCGAGGTGGAGCTGCTGGAGATCGTCAAGCCGCCGGAGGCCCCGCCGGCGCCGGCGATGCCGCCTTCCGCCGAGCAGAAGAAGTAG
- a CDS encoding parallel beta-helix domain-containing protein, whose product MNRLPLSRVTRVALVSLMSLLAIPACSDDDADGPYADPNPSKGPGEETPDAGPPDSGTDSGTPDSGTPDAGPTVWPQEFTCTGKETHTLSFAPGQEQQLQNAVNDLKPCTTITLGAGTFHFDNAVTIRQDGITFQGAGRGAKGEATGGAASTVLDFTNAAANTNGLDVVGKLFTLRDMALWGAQKDGLRVENSSNVFIQRIRTEWAQPNLPTNGKYGIYPVKSRYVIVEDSEAYNASDAGIYVGQTRYAIVRRNIAKQNVAGIEIENTKFAFVEGNTAIDNTTGLVVFDLPGNPIQGTDVLVTKNTITGNNRKNFASDSGSSSTVSQVPAGTGTFILASRRVEFVGNTWGDNNTVDIAVLSGLAIEPNPVLWSAGFFNFSTSDVSIHHNTFLGGSGGNVDSGETNPATRPLGYLISNLYAYGKAAAGVDRVEHVMWDGIDPAPRNENVANGMNLCFSNNTLPAGAKASVVDLDLEAVQKKLTAATPDIVGAWAETRRYNQGAAPFNCSGFAPALKLP is encoded by the coding sequence ATGAACCGTCTGCCGCTTTCGCGCGTGACCCGTGTCGCGCTCGTCTCCCTGATGAGCCTGCTCGCCATTCCCGCCTGTTCGGATGACGACGCTGACGGGCCGTACGCGGACCCGAACCCCAGCAAGGGCCCGGGCGAGGAGACACCGGACGCGGGGCCGCCGGACTCCGGCACGGATTCGGGGACGCCGGACTCCGGCACGCCCGACGCGGGCCCGACGGTCTGGCCGCAGGAGTTCACGTGCACGGGCAAGGAGACCCACACGCTGAGCTTCGCCCCCGGCCAGGAGCAGCAGCTCCAGAACGCCGTCAATGACTTGAAGCCGTGCACCACCATCACCCTGGGGGCGGGCACCTTCCACTTCGACAACGCGGTGACCATCCGCCAGGACGGCATCACCTTCCAGGGCGCGGGCCGGGGCGCGAAGGGCGAGGCCACCGGTGGCGCGGCCAGCACGGTGCTGGACTTCACCAACGCCGCCGCGAACACCAACGGCCTGGACGTGGTGGGCAAGCTCTTCACGCTGCGCGACATGGCGCTGTGGGGCGCGCAGAAGGACGGCCTGCGCGTGGAGAACTCCAGCAACGTCTTCATCCAGCGCATCCGCACCGAGTGGGCGCAGCCGAACCTGCCGACCAACGGCAAGTACGGCATCTACCCGGTGAAGTCGCGCTACGTCATCGTGGAGGACAGCGAGGCCTACAACGCGTCGGACGCGGGCATCTACGTGGGCCAGACGCGCTACGCGATTGTTCGCCGGAACATCGCGAAGCAGAACGTGGCGGGCATCGAAATCGAGAACACGAAGTTCGCGTTCGTGGAGGGCAACACGGCCATCGACAACACCACGGGTCTGGTGGTGTTCGACCTGCCGGGCAACCCCATCCAGGGCACGGACGTGCTCGTCACCAAGAACACCATCACCGGCAACAACCGGAAGAACTTCGCGTCGGACTCCGGCAGCAGCAGCACCGTGTCCCAGGTGCCGGCCGGGACGGGCACGTTCATCCTGGCGTCGCGCCGGGTGGAGTTCGTGGGCAACACGTGGGGCGACAACAACACGGTGGACATCGCGGTGCTGAGCGGCCTCGCCATCGAGCCCAACCCCGTGCTGTGGTCCGCGGGCTTCTTCAACTTCTCCACGTCGGACGTGTCCATCCACCACAACACCTTCCTGGGTGGCAGCGGTGGGAACGTGGACAGCGGCGAGACGAACCCGGCGACGCGTCCGCTGGGCTACCTCATCTCCAACCTCTACGCGTACGGCAAGGCGGCCGCGGGCGTGGACCGGGTGGAGCACGTGATGTGGGACGGCATCGACCCGGCGCCGCGCAACGAGAACGTGGCCAACGGCATGAACCTCTGCTTCAGCAACAACACGCTGCCGGCCGGCGCGAAGGCGTCGGTGGTGGACCTGGACCTGGAGGCCGTGCAGAAGAAGCTCACCGCGGCGACGCCGGACATCGTCGGTGCCTGGGCGGAGACGCGGCGCTACAACCAGGGGGCCGCGCCCTTCAACTGCTCGGGCTTCGCGCCCGCGCTGAAGCTCCCCTGA
- a CDS encoding SO2930 family diheme c-type cytochrome, translating into MRSPYMTRLGLAAVLLAAAVAACSGGNEDDTHIIDPPDAGDAGDASTPDAGLDAGDSGPGEDGGTDAGDDGGTDAGPEDGGSDAGTDAGSDAGTDAGPPPGTVTIPNELSGYGLFTGTPAGGDFKPVEGNLPYELTTPLFSDYSLKSRTLYIPAGKAALYSADAVLDLPVGTIITKTFAFPADFREPTKNVRPLETRVLVRQPQPVGWVAYPYVWNDALTEATLASGGKVFKDFSFIDEQGVTKKLDYLVPQRNQCQKCHHVVDEQDNQHLLPIGVKARYLNREHTYGVQPVNQLQHLASLGKLEGLPPAAQVPRAPDAFNAGEADLTQRARTYLDINCAHCHNPKAQPGITSRLFLDIKTTDEFSLGYCKRPGSAGGGVGGEFDIVPGSHDTSILWFRMHTEVSGKMMPEIGRALRHEAGAQLIADWIDAMPPRSCK; encoded by the coding sequence ATGCGTTCGCCGTACATGACGCGCCTGGGCCTCGCCGCGGTGTTGCTCGCCGCGGCGGTGGCCGCCTGCTCCGGTGGGAATGAAGACGACACCCACATCATCGACCCGCCCGACGCGGGTGATGCCGGAGATGCCTCCACGCCCGACGCCGGGCTGGACGCGGGTGACTCTGGGCCTGGAGAGGACGGAGGCACCGACGCTGGAGACGACGGGGGGACTGACGCGGGACCTGAGGACGGAGGAAGCGACGCGGGGACCGATGCGGGCTCCGACGCGGGAACGGATGCCGGCCCCCCTCCGGGGACGGTGACGATTCCGAACGAGCTGTCGGGCTACGGGCTCTTCACGGGGACTCCCGCGGGCGGCGACTTCAAGCCCGTGGAAGGCAACCTCCCGTATGAGCTGACCACGCCGCTCTTCTCCGACTACTCCCTCAAGTCCCGCACGCTGTACATCCCCGCGGGCAAGGCGGCGCTGTACTCGGCGGACGCGGTGCTGGACCTGCCGGTGGGCACCATCATCACCAAGACGTTCGCCTTCCCGGCGGACTTCCGTGAGCCGACCAAGAACGTGCGTCCGTTGGAGACGCGCGTCCTGGTGCGGCAGCCGCAGCCGGTGGGCTGGGTGGCGTATCCCTACGTCTGGAACGACGCGCTGACGGAGGCGACGCTGGCCAGCGGCGGGAAGGTGTTCAAGGACTTCTCGTTCATCGACGAGCAGGGCGTGACGAAGAAGCTCGACTACCTGGTGCCGCAGCGCAACCAGTGCCAGAAGTGCCATCACGTGGTGGATGAGCAGGACAACCAGCACCTGCTGCCCATTGGCGTGAAGGCCCGGTATCTCAACCGCGAGCACACCTATGGCGTCCAGCCCGTCAACCAGCTCCAGCACCTGGCGAGTCTCGGGAAGCTGGAGGGGTTGCCGCCGGCGGCGCAGGTTCCCCGCGCTCCGGATGCCTTCAACGCGGGCGAGGCGGACCTGACGCAGCGGGCGCGCACCTATCTGGATATCAACTGCGCGCACTGCCACAACCCCAAGGCGCAGCCCGGCATCACCAGCCGGCTGTTCCTGGACATCAAGACGACGGATGAGTTCAGCCTGGGCTACTGCAAGCGCCCGGGCTCCGCCGGTGGCGGCGTGGGCGGTGAGTTCGACATCGTCCCCGGCAGCCACGACACGTCCATCCTCTGGTTCCGGATGCACACGGAAGTCTCCGGGAAGATGATGCCGGAGATTGGCCGGGCGCTGCGCCACGAGGCGGGCGCCCAGCTCATCGCCGACTGGATTGACGCCATGCCGCCGCGAAGCTGCAAGTAG
- a CDS encoding ABC transporter substrate-binding protein, translated as MSLPALVRGTGLALALAVLASCRIESAAPSSGTRAASEVAPTGEVWVYTSMYQHVLDALEPLLKRELPGVTVRWYQAGSEKVASRLEAERAAGAIRADLLATSDPFLVERLAREGTFLPYASPHVLRVPRALLDLDARYAAIRVSTMVLVHREGSLPPPTSFAALADGTWSGRVAIGDPLTSGTAFTWAVFCQARHGEGYFAGLRKQGAIVAGGNAAVLQKVESGEADAGVLLLENALTARAKGRRIQVVWPTDGAVTIPGPVALLAKTPNPVAARAVVDVLLSPEGQRLIVEQGDMHAVDPRLAGPRGEPGVEVLLQRTQPWTPELLRHGLVGGGALKESFSRAFSK; from the coding sequence ATGTCCCTTCCCGCGCTGGTCCGGGGGACTGGCCTCGCCCTGGCGCTGGCCGTGCTCGCCTCGTGTCGCATCGAGTCCGCCGCGCCGTCCTCCGGCACCCGCGCCGCCTCCGAAGTCGCGCCCACCGGCGAGGTCTGGGTCTACACGTCCATGTACCAGCACGTGCTGGACGCGCTGGAGCCGCTGCTGAAGCGGGAGCTGCCCGGCGTCACCGTGCGCTGGTACCAGGCTGGCAGCGAGAAGGTGGCCAGCCGCCTGGAGGCCGAGCGCGCCGCGGGCGCCATCCGCGCCGACCTCCTCGCCACGTCGGACCCGTTCCTCGTGGAGCGGCTCGCGCGTGAGGGCACCTTCCTGCCGTATGCCTCTCCGCATGTGCTGCGGGTTCCTCGGGCGCTGTTGGATTTGGATGCGCGGTATGCCGCCATCCGCGTGTCCACCATGGTGCTGGTGCACCGCGAGGGCTCGCTTCCTCCGCCCACGTCCTTCGCGGCGTTGGCGGATGGGACGTGGAGCGGGCGCGTGGCCATCGGCGACCCGCTGACCTCGGGCACGGCCTTCACCTGGGCGGTGTTCTGCCAGGCCCGCCACGGCGAGGGGTACTTCGCGGGGCTGCGCAAGCAGGGCGCCATCGTCGCGGGGGGCAACGCGGCGGTGCTCCAGAAGGTGGAGAGCGGTGAAGCGGATGCGGGCGTCCTGCTGCTGGAGAACGCGCTGACGGCGCGCGCGAAGGGCCGTCGGATTCAGGTGGTCTGGCCCACGGATGGCGCGGTCACCATTCCGGGCCCCGTGGCGCTCCTCGCGAAGACACCCAATCCCGTGGCGGCACGGGCCGTGGTGGACGTGCTCCTGTCTCCCGAGGGGCAGCGGCTCATCGTCGAGCAGGGAGACATGCACGCGGTGGACCCTCGGCTCGCGGGGCCTCGAGGGGAGCCCGGCGTGGAGGTGTTGCTCCAGCGCACGCAGCCGTGGACGCCGGAGTTGCTGCGGCACGGACTGGTGGGGGGTGGCGCGCTCAAGGAGTCCTTCTCGCGGGCCTTCTCGAAATGA
- a CDS encoding ABC transporter permease, whose product MSTPGARWLGLAAWLVPVAVFAVGPVVMLLSRGAVAPGELGRAGLASELGALGNTLVISGGAALLALALGAPLSLLLFRTDLPLRGVFTVLFTLPSAIPAFIWGMGWLSLASPRAGYLNRLWGEGTLDIHGPVGIAFVEGLSGLPLVLLAGAAALRRMDPALEEAARVCGASPMRALLTTTVPLVLPSLLSGAVMVFLMAASSFGVPYLLGVSATPPTRVLTTRIYELVLQGDEGLGRACALALVLLALTPLSLLVTWALGRSGRVRLSAGKGLASRPLALGRARTMATVGVSSVCLVLVLLPLGAILLTSLQRGFGARLAWEELTLSHWAQVLTQPRTLRATGLSLLLAAGAGVLVCGFGLAAAMLQRGFRRLGAGVEALAVWPYAVPGTVLALALLLAFSRDWRFILLDQVAFVLAMAHTPWLLLVAYAAKYLALGTRNSAEALAQLDPSLTEAARVSGASPLRAFLDVPLPLLRPALTVAFILAFLSCATEITMSVLLVPAGSEVLGKLLFDLQSYADPAAAAVLACAFVMLVVSGQVVLALVSRRTTEAR is encoded by the coding sequence ATGAGCACGCCCGGGGCGCGATGGCTGGGATTGGCCGCGTGGCTGGTGCCGGTGGCCGTGTTCGCCGTGGGGCCGGTGGTGATGTTGCTCTCGCGCGGCGCGGTGGCGCCGGGTGAGCTGGGGAGGGCGGGGCTGGCCTCGGAGCTGGGGGCGCTGGGGAACACGCTGGTCATCTCGGGAGGGGCCGCGCTGCTCGCGCTCGCGTTGGGGGCGCCGCTGTCGCTGCTGCTGTTCCGCACGGACCTGCCGCTGCGAGGGGTCTTCACCGTCCTGTTCACCCTGCCCTCCGCCATCCCCGCGTTCATCTGGGGCATGGGTTGGTTGTCATTGGCCAGTCCTCGCGCGGGCTATCTCAACCGGCTGTGGGGGGAAGGGACCCTCGACATCCATGGGCCCGTGGGCATCGCCTTCGTCGAGGGGCTGTCGGGCTTGCCGCTGGTGCTGCTCGCAGGCGCGGCGGCGCTGCGCAGGATGGACCCGGCGCTGGAGGAAGCGGCGCGCGTGTGTGGTGCTTCACCGATGAGGGCGCTGCTGACGACGACGGTGCCGCTGGTGCTCCCGTCGCTCCTGTCCGGCGCGGTGATGGTGTTCCTCATGGCGGCGTCGTCCTTCGGGGTGCCGTATCTGCTGGGCGTGTCCGCGACACCTCCGACGCGGGTGCTCACCACGCGCATCTACGAGCTGGTGCTGCAAGGGGATGAGGGGCTGGGACGGGCGTGTGCGCTCGCGCTCGTGCTGCTGGCGCTGACGCCGCTGTCGCTGCTGGTGACGTGGGCGCTGGGGCGCTCCGGTCGCGTGAGGTTGAGCGCGGGCAAGGGGCTGGCCTCGCGGCCGCTCGCGCTGGGCCGTGCGCGGACGATGGCCACCGTGGGGGTCTCGAGCGTGTGCCTGGTGCTGGTGCTGCTGCCCTTGGGCGCCATCCTGCTCACGTCGCTCCAGCGAGGCTTCGGGGCGCGGCTCGCGTGGGAGGAATTGACGCTCTCGCATTGGGCCCAGGTGTTGACGCAGCCTCGCACGCTGAGGGCCACGGGGCTCAGCCTGCTGCTCGCGGCGGGGGCGGGAGTGCTGGTGTGTGGCTTCGGGTTGGCGGCGGCGATGCTCCAGCGAGGGTTCCGGCGGCTCGGGGCGGGTGTGGAGGCGCTGGCCGTGTGGCCCTATGCCGTGCCGGGCACGGTGCTGGCGTTGGCGCTCCTGCTCGCGTTCTCCCGAGACTGGCGCTTCATCTTGTTGGACCAGGTGGCCTTCGTGCTGGCGATGGCGCATACGCCGTGGCTGCTGCTGGTGGCCTATGCGGCGAAGTACCTGGCGCTGGGGACTCGCAACAGCGCGGAGGCGCTGGCGCAGCTGGACCCATCGCTGACGGAAGCGGCGCGGGTCAGCGGGGCGAGTCCCCTGCGCGCGTTCCTCGACGTGCCGCTGCCGCTCCTGCGGCCGGCGCTCACGGTGGCCTTCATCCTGGCGTTCCTCTCGTGCGCGACGGAAATCACCATGTCCGTGCTGCTGGTGCCCGCGGGCTCGGAGGTCCTGGGCAAGCTGCTCTTCGACTTGCAGAGCTACGCGGACCCGGCGGCCGCGGCCGTGCTGGCCTGTGCGTTCGTGATGCTGGTGGTGTCGGGACAGGTGGTGCTCGCGCTGGTGTCCCGACGCACGACGGAGGCGCGGTGA
- a CDS encoding ABC transporter ATP-binding protein, which translates to MAAISLEGVFKSYGATPVVRGLSLEVQEGELVSLLGPSGCGKTTTLRMLAGLEHPDAGVLRLGGEVVAGPGVRVPPERRGLGMVFQGYAVWPHRTVEENVAYPLTLRRMPKAVLAAKVSEALRWVRLEQLATRKPHELSGGQLQRVALARALVAGPRVLLLDEPLSNLDAALREELRAEIATLRARLGTTLVFVTHDQGEALALSDRIAVMNQGVLEQVATPETLYREPATPFVAGFVGGANILTGEVRAGAFHTSHGGGVFPLPPDTLGPPGPATLVVRPEDLELGELGTPLPLSARLFLGSAAEYRFPVDGTLLRVVAPPLDVRPGQSLQVRIRKARLFPRG; encoded by the coding sequence ATGGCGGCCATCTCGCTGGAGGGCGTGTTCAAGTCCTACGGCGCCACGCCCGTGGTGCGGGGCCTGAGCCTCGAGGTCCAGGAGGGCGAGCTCGTCTCGTTGCTGGGCCCCTCCGGCTGCGGGAAGACGACCACGCTGCGCATGCTCGCGGGGCTGGAGCATCCCGACGCGGGAGTCCTCCGCCTCGGCGGCGAAGTGGTGGCCGGGCCCGGCGTGCGCGTGCCTCCCGAGCGGCGCGGCCTGGGCATGGTGTTCCAGGGCTATGCCGTGTGGCCCCACCGCACCGTGGAGGAGAACGTCGCCTATCCGCTGACGCTGCGCCGTATGCCCAAGGCAGTGCTCGCCGCCAAGGTCAGCGAGGCCCTTCGCTGGGTCCGACTGGAGCAGCTCGCGACACGCAAGCCCCACGAGCTCTCAGGTGGACAGCTCCAGCGCGTCGCCCTCGCGCGAGCCCTGGTCGCGGGGCCTCGCGTGCTGCTTCTCGACGAGCCCCTCTCCAACCTGGACGCGGCGCTGCGAGAAGAGCTGCGCGCGGAGATCGCCACCCTGCGGGCGCGACTGGGCACCACCCTCGTCTTCGTCACCCACGACCAAGGCGAGGCGCTCGCGCTGTCGGACCGCATCGCGGTGATGAACCAAGGTGTCCTGGAGCAGGTCGCCACCCCCGAGACGCTCTACCGCGAGCCAGCGACGCCCTTCGTCGCGGGCTTCGTCGGAGGCGCCAACATCCTCACGGGCGAGGTGCGCGCCGGCGCGTTCCACACCTCCCACGGCGGCGGAGTGTTCCCCCTGCCCCCGGACACCCTCGGGCCCCCCGGCCCCGCCACGCTGGTGGTCCGCCCCGAGGACCTGGAGCTGGGAGAGCTCGGCACACCGCTGCCCCTCTCCGCGCGCCTGTTCCTGGGCTCCGCGGCCGAGTACCGCTTCCCCGTCGACGGCACCCTCCTGCGCGTGGTGGCGCCGCCCCTGGACGTGCGCCCCGGGCAGTCCCTCCAGGTCCGCATCCGCAAGGCGCGCCTCTTTCCCCGGGGATGA
- a CDS encoding VOC family protein, translating into MSDNNPSILSHVSIGTNDFARAVAFYDRVMATLGYGRVLEFPHAVAYGKQFPEFWVQTPLDGSRANVGNGTHFGFIAHSKQAVHAFHEAALAAGATNDGAPGPRPLYGEPYYGCFVKDLDGHKIEASFWDTSMGGSHGA; encoded by the coding sequence ATGAGCGACAACAACCCGAGCATCCTCTCTCACGTCTCCATCGGCACGAACGACTTCGCGCGCGCCGTGGCCTTCTATGACCGGGTGATGGCCACGCTCGGCTACGGCCGCGTGCTGGAGTTCCCCCACGCCGTCGCCTACGGCAAGCAGTTCCCCGAGTTCTGGGTGCAGACGCCGCTCGACGGCTCGCGCGCCAACGTGGGCAATGGCACGCACTTCGGCTTCATCGCCCACTCGAAGCAGGCGGTGCATGCCTTCCACGAGGCCGCGCTCGCGGCGGGCGCCACCAACGACGGCGCCCCGGGCCCTCGTCCGCTGTACGGCGAGCCGTACTACGGCTGCTTCGTGAAGGACCTGGACGGCCACAAAATCGAGGCGTCCTTCTGGGACACCTCGATGGGTGGCTCGCACGGCGCCTGA
- a CDS encoding MATE family efflux transporter — translation MSDVGVPSDGRAMSFWASLKEAMHGTERDLTALPVKRAIFLLAVPMVLEMVMESIFAVVDVFFVGRLGADAVATVGLTESLLTIIYAAAMGLSIGATAMVSRRIGEKDPERAARTAVQAIGLGVLLAIPISAAGVVFARPLMSLMGGSPWVLEHGVRYTQVMLGGMASVFLLFLINAIFRGAGDAAIAMRVLWLANAINIVLAPMLIFGVGPFPELGVMGAAVATTFGRTCGVVYQLYRLARGSGRLQIRREHVRLEAGTMLSMLKLSGAGTAQALVNTTSWVMLARIVATFGSAAVAGYTIAMRIVLFALLPSWGLANAAATMVGQSLGAQDPARGERAVWTAGRINAIFLGSLGLLFVLFADPLVGTFSTDAAVVDHASHALRIISGGFLFYAFGMVLTQSFNGAGDTATPTFINIFCFWLLELPLAWVLSGPAGMGPSGVFLALSVAFSMVAIISAILFRRGAWKLRKV, via the coding sequence ATGTCTGACGTGGGAGTGCCCTCGGATGGGCGCGCGATGAGTTTCTGGGCCTCACTCAAGGAAGCCATGCATGGCACGGAGCGGGACCTCACCGCGCTCCCGGTGAAGCGCGCCATCTTCCTGCTCGCGGTCCCCATGGTGCTGGAGATGGTGATGGAGTCCATCTTCGCCGTGGTGGACGTCTTCTTCGTGGGCCGTCTGGGGGCTGACGCCGTCGCCACGGTGGGGCTGACGGAGTCGCTGCTCACCATCATCTACGCGGCGGCCATGGGCCTGAGCATCGGCGCCACGGCGATGGTGTCGCGTCGCATCGGTGAGAAGGACCCGGAGCGGGCGGCGCGCACGGCGGTGCAAGCCATTGGGCTGGGCGTGCTCCTGGCGATTCCCATCTCGGCCGCGGGCGTCGTCTTCGCCCGGCCGCTGATGTCGCTGATGGGCGGCTCGCCGTGGGTGCTGGAGCACGGCGTGCGCTACACGCAGGTGATGCTGGGCGGCATGGCGAGCGTGTTCCTGCTGTTCCTCATCAACGCCATCTTCCGGGGTGCGGGCGACGCGGCCATCGCCATGCGGGTGCTGTGGCTGGCCAACGCCATCAACATCGTCCTGGCGCCCATGCTCATCTTCGGCGTGGGGCCCTTCCCGGAGCTGGGCGTCATGGGCGCCGCGGTGGCGACGACGTTCGGCCGGACGTGCGGCGTGGTGTATCAGCTCTACCGTCTGGCGCGAGGCAGCGGCCGGCTCCAGATCCGGCGCGAGCACGTGCGGCTGGAGGCGGGGACGATGTTGTCCATGCTGAAGCTGTCGGGCGCGGGCACGGCGCAGGCGCTGGTGAACACCACCAGCTGGGTGATGCTGGCGCGCATCGTCGCGACGTTCGGCAGCGCGGCGGTGGCGGGCTACACCATCGCGATGCGCATCGTCCTCTTCGCGCTGCTGCCCTCGTGGGGACTCGCCAACGCGGCGGCCACCATGGTGGGGCAGAGCCTGGGGGCGCAGGACCCGGCGCGCGGTGAGCGCGCGGTGTGGACGGCGGGCCGCATCAACGCCATCTTCCTGGGCTCGCTGGGCCTGCTGTTCGTCCTCTTCGCGGACCCGCTGGTGGGCACCTTCTCCACGGACGCGGCGGTGGTGGACCACGCGTCGCACGCGCTGCGCATCATCAGCGGAGGCTTCCTCTTCTACGCGTTCGGCATGGTGTTGACGCAGTCCTTCAACGGGGCGGGCGACACGGCCACGCCCACGTTCATCAACATCTTCTGCTTCTGGCTCCTGGAGCTGCCGCTCGCGTGGGTGCTGTCGGGGCCCGCGGGCATGGGGCCCTCGGGCGTGTTCCTGGCGCTCTCGGTGGCTTTCTCGATGGTGGCCATCATCTCCGCCATCCTGTTCCGCCGAGGCGCCTGGAAGCTCCGGAAGGTGTAG